Proteins encoded by one window of Microplitis demolitor isolate Queensland-Clemson2020A chromosome 6, iyMicDemo2.1a, whole genome shotgun sequence:
- the LOC103577321 gene encoding roquin-1 isoform X2, translated as MPIQAPQWTEFLTCPVCCHDFDSTARGPISLGCGHTICRTCLANLHRKQCPFDQNNINTEIEILPVNEALLQLVGNTTPNDNYVHHTLVQPENHGDYLIAKKCIEELALYLKPCQAIPANGIGMGLVSRPMQRKLVTLVGCQLVEPEGRARAVRAARSLGERSVTELILQHQNSQQLSANLWAAVRARGCQFLGPAMQEEVLKLVLLALEDGSAMSRKVLVMFVVQRLEPHFPQASKTSIGHVVQLLYRASCFKVSKREGDSSLMQLKEEFRTYEALRREHDAQIVQIATEAGLRIAPDQWSALLYGDTGHKSHMQSIIDKLQTPQSFAQSVQELMIALQRTPDPGQLSSLRPQLELLAGIDPNPEIEYPNWATTRAALEAVKTVVTALVEYIQKHGNRKSQENIHSTGPGQLKYKISMCRDLALRGSCPRATNCTFAHSDLELDKYRSKHRKLSMRSSVPSSGSPDHKIIIEKPAVISPTQIQQKSFTLHTDLNYQTKINDSHCENFYNVGSVNSVNCLQHPLINNENYMNNMGNYVLPNSQCQQVTDKNIDLQCPHYIVQPPIDYSNANLHMWDTLQVPTSGLNGHQNNNNNNNKKQKSVAKTLALLLQRRMEIINQLENIIGKPTSQQQLKINYDPQDPLPPTYPTWTNAAPVSQMTPQQINYGNNFHRSDSILFDDEFIPFDASAANKYGPISRISKSILRPANGTQHNPMYGENINPSIQNIRPISTANSVGPWYYTQPYGTVGTNAGLQTIQNSNLDETYVTLEPCNKLSEPSPHVQLTRQENVSKDLILESQKVKQQLKHLEKKINDLKLATQGAAFNEGERLTQELHIIEAGIREKEKDVRNWDPYCNVTGVQPVDYVSDQTINQSINPVKDEDSYEAEIANDIRELEMRWDYELQEQEKRWSNEEDNVKQL; from the exons atgcCAATACAGGCACCACAGTGGACTGAATTTCTCACTTGTCCAGTTTGCTGTCACGATTTTGATTCAACAGCTCGTGGACCAATATCACTAGGATGTGGACACACTATTTGTCGTACTTGCCTCGCTAATTTACATCGCAAGCAGTGTCCATTTGATCAA aataatattaatacgGAAATAGAAATATTACCAGTAAATGAAGCGTTATTACAATTAGTTGGTAATACGACTCCAAATGACAACTACGTTCATCATACGTTAGTACAACCTGAAAATCATGGCGACTATTTGATTGCTAAAAAATGTATCGAAGAGTTAGCTCTCTATTTAAAACCATGTCAAGCAATACCAGCAAATGGTAtag GCATGGGCCTCGTCTCTCGACCAATGCAACGAAAACTCGTAACGTTGGTCGGTTGTCAGTTGGTAGAACCAGAAGGACGAGCGCGTGCTGTGAGAGCGGCACGAAGTCTAGGCGAGCGTTCCGTCACTGAATTAATTCTCCAGCATCAAAATTCACAGCAGCTGAGTGCCAACTTGTGGGCAGCTGTTCGGGCTCGTGGTTGTCAATTCCTTGGTCCAGCGATGCAGGAAGAAGTTCTCAAGTTAGTGCTACTTGCTTTGGAAGATGGGTCTGCAATGTCGCGTAAAGTGCTGGTAATGTTTGTGGTCCAGCGACTGGAGCCGCATTTCCCTCAGGCTTCCAAGACAAGCATTGGACACGTGGTCCAGCTTCTGTACCGTGCTAGCTGTTTCAAAGTATCTAAGCGTGAAGGAGATTCTTCATTGATGCAGTTGAAAGAAGAGTTCAGGACTTACGAGGCGCTGAGACGTGAACACGATGCTCAGATTGTTCAAATAGCGACTGAAGCAGGTTTAAGAATAGCTCCAGACCAGTGGTCTGCTTTGTTGTACGGTGACACTGGTCACAAATCACACATGCAGAGTATAATAGACAAACTACAAACTCCTCAATCGTTTGCTCAAAGTGTCCAAGAGCTGATGATTGCTCTACAACGTACTCCAGACCCCGGACAGCTGAGTAGTTTAAGGCCGCAACTGGAACTACTTGCTGGCATTGATCCTAATCCTGAAATCGAGTATCCCAATTGGGCGACAACACGCGCAGCTCTAGAAGCTGTAAAGACTGTAGTCACGGCACTCGTTGAATACATTCAGAAACACGGAAATCGTAAATCTCAAGAGAATATTCACAGTACTGGTCCAGgacaattgaaatataaaatcagtatGTGCCGTGATTTAGCTCTACGTGGTTCGTGTCCACGTGCTACTAATTGTACATTTGCTCACAGTGATTTAGAACTAGACAAATATCGCTCGAAGCATCGTAAGCTTAGCATGCGTTCCAGTGTACCTTCATCAGGTAGCCCAGaccataaaataataatcgaaaaaCCAGCCGTAATTTCACCAActcaaattcaacaaaaatcaTTTACACTGCACACTGATTTGAATTatcaaactaaaataaatgacagtcactgtgaaaatttttataacgtaGGTTCTGTTAATTCGGTAAATTGTTTGCAAcatccattaattaataacgaaAATTATATGAACAATATGGGTAATTACGTACTACCGAATTCACAGTGTCAGCAAGtaacagataaaaatattgatcttCAATGCCCGCATTACATTGTACAGCCACCTATTGATTATTCTAATGCCAATCTACACATGTGGGATACATTACAAGTACCTACTTCAGGTCTTAATGGTCATcagaataataacaataacaataacaaaaaacaaaaatcagtCGCTAAAACTTTGGCGCTATTATTGCAACGGAGaatggaaataataaatcagttagaaaatataataggCAAGCCCACGAGTCAacagcaattaaaaataaactatgaTCCACAAGATCCATTACCGCCTACTTATCCCACATGGACGAACGCTGCGCCTGTATCACAAATGACACCTCAGCAAATAAATTacggaaataattttcatcgGTCTGACTCAATATTATTTGACGATGAATTCATTCCATTTGACGCGTCTGCTGCTAATAAATACGGACCGATCTCCAGGATATCCAAATCGATATTGAGGCCCGCTAATGGTACGCAACACAATCCCATGTACGGTGAGAATATTAATCCttcaatacaaaatataaGACCAATTTCTACTGCTAATTCTGTTGGGCCCTGGTACTACACTCAAc cttACGGAACTGTGGGAACAAATGCTGGACTACAGACaatacaaaattcaaatttagacGAGACTTACGTTACTTTGGAGCcttgtaataaattatcagaACCGTCGCCTCATGTTCAATTAACACGACAAGAGAATGTGTCTAaaga tcttATTTTGGAGTCTCAAAAAGTTAAGCAGCAGTTGAAGcatttggagaaaaaaataaatgacttgaag tTAGCGACTCAAGGAGCAGCATTTAACGAGGGCGAAAGACTGACACAAGAACTTCACATAATTGAAGCTGGCATTAGGGAAAAAGAAAAGGATGTTCGTAATTGGGATCCATACTGCAATGTAACCGGTGTGCAACCAGTGGATTATGTATCCGATCAAACAATCAATCAATCTATAAATCCCGTCAAAGAC GAAGACTCTTACGAAGCAGAAATAGCTAATGACATACGTGAGCTAGAAATGCGATGGGATTACGAGCTACAAGAACAAGAGAAACGTTGGTCTAATGAAGAGGATAACGTCAAACAGTTATAG
- the LOC103577321 gene encoding roquin-1 isoform X1: MPIQAPQWTEFLTCPVCCHDFDSTARGPISLGCGHTICRTCLANLHRKQCPFDQNNINTEIEILPVNEALLQLVGNTTPNDNYVHHTLVQPENHGDYLIAKKCIEELALYLKPCQAIPANGIGMGLVSRPMQRKLVTLVGCQLVEPEGRARAVRAARSLGERSVTELILQHQNSQQLSANLWAAVRARGCQFLGPAMQEEVLKLVLLALEDGSAMSRKVLVMFVVQRLEPHFPQASKTSIGHVVQLLYRASCFKVSKREGDSSLMQLKEEFRTYEALRREHDAQIVQIATEAGLRIAPDQWSALLYGDTGHKSHMQSIIDKLQTPQSFAQSVQELMIALQRTPDPGQLSSLRPQLELLAGIDPNPEIEYPNWATTRAALEAVKTVVTALVEYIQKHGNRKSQENIHSTGPGQLKYKISMCRDLALRGSCPRATNCTFAHSDLELDKYRSKHRKLSMRSSVPSSGSPDHKIIIEKPAVISPTQIQQKSFTLHTDLNYQTKINDSHCENFYNVGSVNSVNCLQHPLINNENYMNNMGNYVLPNSQCQQVTDKNIDLQCPHYIVQPPIDYSNANLHMWDTLQVPTSGLNGHQNNNNNNNKKQKSVAKTLALLLQRRMEIINQLENIIGKPTSQQQLKINYDPQDPLPPTYPTWTNAAPVSQMTPQQINYGNNFHRSDSILFDDEFIPFDASAANKYGPISRISKSILRPANGTQHNPMYGENINPSIQNIRPISTANSVGPWYYTQPYGTVGTNAGLQTIQNSNLDETYVTLEPCNKLSEPSPHVQLTRQENVSKDLILESQKVKQQLKHLEKKINDLKLATQGAAFNEGERLTQELHIIEAGIREKEKDVRNWDPYCNVTGVQPVDYVSDQTINQSINPVKDQEDSYEAEIANDIRELEMRWDYELQEQEKRWSNEEDNVKQL; this comes from the exons atgcCAATACAGGCACCACAGTGGACTGAATTTCTCACTTGTCCAGTTTGCTGTCACGATTTTGATTCAACAGCTCGTGGACCAATATCACTAGGATGTGGACACACTATTTGTCGTACTTGCCTCGCTAATTTACATCGCAAGCAGTGTCCATTTGATCAA aataatattaatacgGAAATAGAAATATTACCAGTAAATGAAGCGTTATTACAATTAGTTGGTAATACGACTCCAAATGACAACTACGTTCATCATACGTTAGTACAACCTGAAAATCATGGCGACTATTTGATTGCTAAAAAATGTATCGAAGAGTTAGCTCTCTATTTAAAACCATGTCAAGCAATACCAGCAAATGGTAtag GCATGGGCCTCGTCTCTCGACCAATGCAACGAAAACTCGTAACGTTGGTCGGTTGTCAGTTGGTAGAACCAGAAGGACGAGCGCGTGCTGTGAGAGCGGCACGAAGTCTAGGCGAGCGTTCCGTCACTGAATTAATTCTCCAGCATCAAAATTCACAGCAGCTGAGTGCCAACTTGTGGGCAGCTGTTCGGGCTCGTGGTTGTCAATTCCTTGGTCCAGCGATGCAGGAAGAAGTTCTCAAGTTAGTGCTACTTGCTTTGGAAGATGGGTCTGCAATGTCGCGTAAAGTGCTGGTAATGTTTGTGGTCCAGCGACTGGAGCCGCATTTCCCTCAGGCTTCCAAGACAAGCATTGGACACGTGGTCCAGCTTCTGTACCGTGCTAGCTGTTTCAAAGTATCTAAGCGTGAAGGAGATTCTTCATTGATGCAGTTGAAAGAAGAGTTCAGGACTTACGAGGCGCTGAGACGTGAACACGATGCTCAGATTGTTCAAATAGCGACTGAAGCAGGTTTAAGAATAGCTCCAGACCAGTGGTCTGCTTTGTTGTACGGTGACACTGGTCACAAATCACACATGCAGAGTATAATAGACAAACTACAAACTCCTCAATCGTTTGCTCAAAGTGTCCAAGAGCTGATGATTGCTCTACAACGTACTCCAGACCCCGGACAGCTGAGTAGTTTAAGGCCGCAACTGGAACTACTTGCTGGCATTGATCCTAATCCTGAAATCGAGTATCCCAATTGGGCGACAACACGCGCAGCTCTAGAAGCTGTAAAGACTGTAGTCACGGCACTCGTTGAATACATTCAGAAACACGGAAATCGTAAATCTCAAGAGAATATTCACAGTACTGGTCCAGgacaattgaaatataaaatcagtatGTGCCGTGATTTAGCTCTACGTGGTTCGTGTCCACGTGCTACTAATTGTACATTTGCTCACAGTGATTTAGAACTAGACAAATATCGCTCGAAGCATCGTAAGCTTAGCATGCGTTCCAGTGTACCTTCATCAGGTAGCCCAGaccataaaataataatcgaaaaaCCAGCCGTAATTTCACCAActcaaattcaacaaaaatcaTTTACACTGCACACTGATTTGAATTatcaaactaaaataaatgacagtcactgtgaaaatttttataacgtaGGTTCTGTTAATTCGGTAAATTGTTTGCAAcatccattaattaataacgaaAATTATATGAACAATATGGGTAATTACGTACTACCGAATTCACAGTGTCAGCAAGtaacagataaaaatattgatcttCAATGCCCGCATTACATTGTACAGCCACCTATTGATTATTCTAATGCCAATCTACACATGTGGGATACATTACAAGTACCTACTTCAGGTCTTAATGGTCATcagaataataacaataacaataacaaaaaacaaaaatcagtCGCTAAAACTTTGGCGCTATTATTGCAACGGAGaatggaaataataaatcagttagaaaatataataggCAAGCCCACGAGTCAacagcaattaaaaataaactatgaTCCACAAGATCCATTACCGCCTACTTATCCCACATGGACGAACGCTGCGCCTGTATCACAAATGACACCTCAGCAAATAAATTacggaaataattttcatcgGTCTGACTCAATATTATTTGACGATGAATTCATTCCATTTGACGCGTCTGCTGCTAATAAATACGGACCGATCTCCAGGATATCCAAATCGATATTGAGGCCCGCTAATGGTACGCAACACAATCCCATGTACGGTGAGAATATTAATCCttcaatacaaaatataaGACCAATTTCTACTGCTAATTCTGTTGGGCCCTGGTACTACACTCAAc cttACGGAACTGTGGGAACAAATGCTGGACTACAGACaatacaaaattcaaatttagacGAGACTTACGTTACTTTGGAGCcttgtaataaattatcagaACCGTCGCCTCATGTTCAATTAACACGACAAGAGAATGTGTCTAaaga tcttATTTTGGAGTCTCAAAAAGTTAAGCAGCAGTTGAAGcatttggagaaaaaaataaatgacttgaag tTAGCGACTCAAGGAGCAGCATTTAACGAGGGCGAAAGACTGACACAAGAACTTCACATAATTGAAGCTGGCATTAGGGAAAAAGAAAAGGATGTTCGTAATTGGGATCCATACTGCAATGTAACCGGTGTGCAACCAGTGGATTATGTATCCGATCAAACAATCAATCAATCTATAAATCCCGTCAAAGAC cAGGAAGACTCTTACGAAGCAGAAATAGCTAATGACATACGTGAGCTAGAAATGCGATGGGATTACGAGCTACAAGAACAAGAGAAACGTTGGTCTAATGAAGAGGATAACGTCAAACAGTTATAG
- the LOC103577322 gene encoding putative mediator of RNA polymerase II transcription subunit 26 has translation MADIEIPVDTAVNNAGEKVESVSTTDDQDVQEQKPDLCVTATTEPSLLEDETMPSYLSVTTSTISSAKPDDLKTTQVADDLPADNASNGDDKSVYEVSSDDENDRQYYRNNREDDNDDLRLNEAKRARYYEDNRRRYHSDSEEDDDEDDDEEDDDEEDEDDEDEEDDDEELEKYKRYDRSEDEYEADKFERSSDDYVIRPSAVLDKNSKKRSASMEELSPRKRTEKNNKRQALPSHFEELSGHPEISLICNSRRNSFGRKNYNHVPSKVKQYIQDGQERRRLSAQRRSIEKVNVDCKGSENDKDIDEGTDNLRLNPQCKLIKNYAEFALKTAIVEDPLSIVEVDVKNIVTENGNNNAVDVKNNGQDKEEAKMEIEVEDDDDDDDDHIEENSKNVNSNKLVDKVNGVIEHSSGNQEEDAKIYQEDEEEIDQPENLIEKNPVAILSVQTLTKEEFARNDYENNESEMISLNENHVEKEESEITIKPVNVLPIISQVVEEQEINEVMDEELSVKQEYENTVRELMYQLQQKNTDCAKMGQEYQRVVRETAELTKEASNLRKALEYQQEIQQQQLRSLQQQQQQMQEQQHQIQEQQLKIQEQQLKIQGQQQQIQEQQEQIQGQQQQIQEQRQLLDQHKAKEVKSVAIQTEDQPKKMIHSSTRVNLIPPSNSASTATAGSTMSSIDQWTDSEYSPVVSLKPPNIDHLLNSDVSMINSETDTNLQKKSTNTTTAATPAAATPPATSRAMLTTTRIIQTLARMTPGKPNPNASEDQGQSKDPISPLITKDNNSRKRKASESFGTSDSGPQPFKIPFITINDAHKKFNSHSDTDAAVKSSGASHESAAKQSGLNSTGQEKSSQQVNDGEAEDDDVKCIIWHEDEVTKQRSCLIQAAVPPEESAKMKGKLRHCGPYLLGNVEVRISEANGTLNIYGKEVSPFSSAEELDEETEEINSCEHVWPKMSDKNGVNFFSPINKKSKTPSSMRTGISKLRSMLTRTPSPVNDNEESPCCSSNQRGVKYKKRSHVSSCNNHSSHSLDKTYCCLHKGEVNIGDCGFNKDDDMREDNMHSLFDMTRKIIGRESSRPSSPHGHIDSRTFIKNPRIDDPCRHSSRRCSYSETDDTYQRDCKSCYHSSVACHNQDNSFYQEFKSPRNVNPFCTNFPKSEVFIPPGKVETPEVKKLRDKGRKVRTIMEFLKSCGNSHTTSFESSFIPETVTTAQSNPSMRFNSIPSSTSCQKQANSSCQKCCPSCEKRIGIASEMESELEKIRSEITKLYSKSDAMREMLNILRSVEN, from the exons ATGGCTGATATTGAAATACCAGTGGATACTGCTGTAAATAATGCTGGTGAGAAGGTTGAAAGTGTCAGTACAACTGATGATCAAGATGTCCAGGAACAGAAGCCGGACTTATGTGTCACTGCAACAACAGAACCATCGTTACTGGAAGACGAAACTATGCCGTCTTATTTGAGTGTAACTACTAGTACAATATCTTCTGCTAAGCCGGATGACCTGAAGACAACTCAGGTTGCTGATGATTTACCAGCAGATAACGCAAGTAATGGAGATGATAAGAGTGTTTATGAAGTTTCATCTGATGACGAAAATGATCGACAGTATTATCGTAATAATCGTGAAGATGATAAtgatg acttgCGTTTGAATGAAGCAAAAAGAGCGAGATATTATGAAGATAATAGAAGACGATACCACAGTGATTCAGAggaagatgatgatgaagacgATGATGAGgaagatgatgatgaggaagatgaagatgatgaaGACGAGGAAGACGATGATGAGGAACTTGAAAAGTACAAGAGGTATGACAGGTCTGAAGATGAATATGAAGCggataaatttgaaagatCATCGGATGATTATGTAATTAGACCTAGCGCTGTATTggataaaaatagtaaaaaacgtAGCGCGTCTATGGAGGAACTGAGTCCGAGGAAAAGaactgagaaaaataataaaagacagGCGCTGCCTTCGCATTTTGAAGAGTTGTCAGGACATCCTGAGATAAGTCTTATTTGTAATTCGCGTAGAAATTCGTTTGGTCGCAAGAATTATAATCATGTACCGAGTAAAGTTAAGCAGTACATCCAGGATGGTCAGGAGCGGAGAAGACTGTCTGCTCAGCGTAGATCTATTGAGAAAGTAAATGTTGACTGTAAGGGATCGGAGAATGATAAAG ATATTGATGAAGGTACGGATAATTTGCGATTGAATCCTCAGtgtaaacttataaaaaattatgccgAGTTTGCACTTAAAACTGCTATCGTTGAAGACCCTCTGAGTATCGTTGAAGTtgacgtaaaaaatattgtaacagAAAATGGGAATAATAATGCAGtagatgttaaaaataatggcCAGGATAAGGAAGAAGCAAAAATGGAGATTGAAGTTGaggatgatgacgatgatgatgatgatcatattgaagaaaattcgaaaaatgttaattcaaataaactgGTTGATAAAGTAAACGGAGTGATTGAACATTCCAGTGGTAATCAAGAAGAAGATGCGAAAATCTATcaagaagatgaagaagaaatAGATCAGCCGGAAAATTTGATTGAGAAAAACCCAGTAGCAATTTTAAGTGTTCAAACTTTGACAAAAGAAGAATTTGCTAGGAAcgattatgaaaataatgagAGCGAGATGATAAGTTTGAATGAGAACCATGTCGAGAAAGAAGAAAGTGAAATAACTATTAAGCCTGTCAATGTTTTGCCAATAATTTCTCAGGTTGTTGAAGAACAAGAAATTAACGAGGTGATGGATGAGGAATTGTCAGTTAAGCAGGAATATGAGAATACTGTGAGAGAATTGATGTACCAGCTTCAGCAAAAGAATACTGACTGCGCTAAAATGGGCCAGGAATATCAGAGAGTTGTGAGGGAGACCGCTGAGTTGACGAAAGAGGCTAGCAATTTAAGAAAGGCTTTGGAGTATCAGCAAGAGATTCAGCAGCAGCAACTACGATCTttgcagcagcagcaacagcaaaTGCAAGAGCAACAGCATCAAATTCAAGAGCAACAACTTAAAATACAAGAGCAACAGCTTAAAATCCAAGGACAACAGCAGCAGATACAGGAACAACAAGAGCAAATACAAGGACAACAACAGCAGATACAAGAACAGCGACAGCTACTGGATCAGCATAAAGCAAAAGAAGTTAAATCTGTAGCAATTCAAACTGAAGATCAACCAAAGAAAATGATACACTCAAGTACTAGAGTTAATTTAATCCCACCGAGTAACAGCGCATCCACTGCTACTGCAGGATCGACCATGAGTTCGATTGATCAGTGGACAGATAGCGAGTACAGTCCAGTAGTTTCCTTGAAGCCGCCTAATATCGATCACTTGCTCAACTCTGATGTTAGTATGATAAATTCTGAAACTGATACAAATCTCCAGAAGAAATCAACTAACACGACAACGGCAGCTAcaccagcagcagcaacacCACCAGCAACTTCACGTGCTATGCTCACAACAACGCGTATTATTCAAACACTGGCGCGTATGACTCCAGGAAAGCCGAATCCGAACGCCAGTGAGGATCAAGGTCAGTCGAAAGACCCAATCAGTCCGTTGATAACCAAGGATAACAATAGTAGAAAGCGCAAAGCCTCGGAATCTTTTGGAACATCTGATAGCGGACCCCAACCATTTAAAATTCCCTTTATCACTATCAATGATGCACACAAGAAATTCAATTCGCATTCTGACACAGATGCTGCTGTCAAATCCTCTGGCGCATCTCATGAGTCTGCTGCTAAACAGAGTGGACTTAACTCTACTGGTCAGGAGAAAAGTAGCCAGCAGGTTAATGACGGGGAGGCTGAAGATGATGATGTCAAGTGTATCATTTGGCATGAGGATGAAGTCACTAAGCAGCGTAGCTGTCTCATTCAGGCCGCTGTTCCGCCAGAGGAATCGGCTAAGATGAAAGGAAAGCTGCGTCACTGCGGTCCTTACTTGCTTGGTAATGTTGAAGTTAGAATTTCTGAAGCTAATGGAACTCttaatatttatggaaaagag gtaAGTCCTTTTTCAAGCGCTGAAGAACTTGACGAGGAGACAGAAGAAATTAATAGTTGCGAGCATGTCTGGCCGAAAATGTCTGATAAAAATGGTGTCAATTTCTTCtctccaataaataaaaaatctaagacACCATCATCAATGCGCACTGGTATTTCTAAATTAAGATCAATGCTCACTCGCACTCCGTCACCTGTTAATGACAATGAAGAGAGCCCGTGTTGTTCGAGCAATCAACGGGGAGTAAAGTACAAAAAACGTAGCCACGTTTCTTCATGCAATAATCACTCGAGTCATTCATTAGATAAAACATACTGCTGCCTTCATAAAGGCGAAGTAAATATTGGAGATTGTGGATTTAATAAAGACGATGACATGAGGGAAGATAATATGCACAGTTTGTTTGACATGACAAGGAAAATTATTGGCCGTGAATCTTCCCGCCCTTCGTCACCGCATGGTCATATCGACTCTCGTACTTTCATTAAGAATCCAAGAATTGATGATCCTTGCAGACACTCCTCACGTCGGTGCAGTTACAGCGAGACTGATGACACTTATCAACGCGACTGCAAGTCATGCTATCATTCATCTGTAGCTTGTCATAATCAAGACAATTCTTTCTATCAAGAATTTAAAAGCCCTCGTAATGTTAATCCATTCTGTACTAATTTTCCGAAGAGCGAAGTTTTCATTCCTCCTGGAAAAGTTGAAACTCCTGAg GTTAAAAAACTTCGTGACAAGGGTAGAAAAGTTCGGACaataatggaatttttaaagagtTGTGGAAATTCACACACTACAAGTTTTGAATCTAGTTTTATTCCCGAAACTGTAACAACTGCCCAGTCAAATCCAAGCATGCGATTTAACTCAATACCTTCGTCTACTTCATGCCAGAAGCAAGCAAATTCATCTTgtcaaaa atgcTGTCCATCGTGTGAAAAACGCATCGGAATAGCTTCAGAAATGGAGTCGGAGTTGGAAAAAATTCGCTCTGAAATCACGAAACTCTACTCGAAGTCCGATGCGATGCGTGAAATGCTTAATATTCTGCGTTCAGTTGAAAACTAA